In Erigeron canadensis isolate Cc75 chromosome 8, C_canadensis_v1, whole genome shotgun sequence, the DNA window TGTGATTGTAGTTTACTTGAGGTCGAGGGATTTTGGGTTAAGCTCAGGTGCCGACTTTATAGAGTGCTGGCTCATTTAAGCTAAATCGGTTACACTTACAACTGCGGgtcgattaatactttattgaTAATTAGAAAGTGAACTTACACGATTTATAGGTTTATCCAAGAATCCTCAATCCTAATTTTCCAGCAGTTATTTCAGTGTCgatgtaaatgtaatttattgccTAATGCTAGtttttatgtatctatatattatctatttgatttacaaaatgaaaaaaaaagggtttatttatGAATATAATGTATTATTACTATTGTGGCAGATTTGGATCATATTATACCCATGGCTTTAGAACATGTAGTGGAAGTTACCAGCTTGTCCCCCAGGACTACGGAGCAGGATGTTCATGATTTTTTTGCATTTTGTGGAACGATCGAACATGTGGACGTCATCAGgttgttttacttttttaatcctaataataacttgtttattttcatcGTAAACTTTTCCATTTGACTGCTACTCTCCGTTTAATGTTGTGATAGGTTAGTTACTTTAGTGGAGCCAAGACACCAAGATATAACTTCACATAAGGTCCATTTTAAAACCAATTGTTTATAGAAGGAATAACCCCGTAAAACTTATGATTCCATCTCATGCTAAGtaattttttgggtaaaaaggtTTACCCTTGTAAACTTCTCAATAATATTTCTGAATATAGGGAAGATATACTAAGAGAAGACCATGAAAGTATTAGTTCAAGTCACGAACTAATATAGAATAGGAAATGGATCatttcaaatgatgaaaaataaggTGAATCTTCAACCATTACATCGTACTGATCAGTAATATAAGGCAACAATGACTTTTGTATGATTTAAACTTAAAGTAGCACATAGTTCACAAAGAGAATAGAGATTTTCATAGTCAATTTAGCCTTGATTGACGTGGGTGATGCAGCCGATAAAGTGAATCTGTGAAAAAAGTAGTAGGAGGTGAAGCTAGAAGCCGAGGCTTCTCTTTATACCTTCCTTATAGCAACTTATATATTAGGGATTTATAGAAAGATCTTTTTGAACAGAAACTCAAAAGATTTTAGCTTCAAAAACACCCGTCTTCAATGTGCACCTTGGGTTTGTACCCAACATGTGGATCCTTCACCTCTTGTCAAAGCTGCACATTCttacttgtattgataatattaTGCATTTTTATCTTTGTCTTCTGCAACTTTATCTCATTTCATATGTGGTATAAACGTGTGTTGATTGtatgtaaatttattatttttcgtTGTTTTGTTGGTTTTTGAATTAAGCTCTTTATGTTTGTATTGACTTTAATTATCACTTTCTCCTGACtagaaggttttttttttgcgCTTATACAGAGCCGGTGAAGACGCATGTACAGCTTATGTAACATTTAAGGATGCTTATTCTCTAGAAACAGCAGTCTTGCTTAGTGTAAGCCATTCGCAAATCACACTATTTCTAGACCAATTATTtgcaaagagaaaaaaatagtaTATGTATAAAAGATAACACTGATGATAAATCAAACGGTTATAAAATTTGAATTATTTGCAAATGCAAGCTGTATTTTTCTTCTACCATGAATGTATCTCGAGCTAGTTCAAGTAAATTTGTGTAAGAACTAGTACCTCAGGTAACTCTATTAAATTTTTGCAGCAACATAATTTATTATATCTTTGTAATATCATAACTCTTTTAGGTAAgtaatttcattaattattaatacatACTTTTTTGTTCTACTTCTACCCCATTTTGCTGCTCAATATTCTGCTATTATTTATACGTAAGATTGATGATCTGTTCAATTTCTTTCAGGGAGCAACTCTTTTGGACCAGACTATATGCATAACACGATGGGGAGATGTGTCAGAAGAGCCCGGGTATTGGAACAGAGCTGCATGGACTCATGAAGATGGATATAGTTCATATGTAAATCATCTTTCTTTCCTTgtgattttcattttctttaccacaaacaaaaaaaaacaaatcatttttcataactaAGAAAGAAAATTGACAAACCTTTAAAAACTCATGGATTTATGTGTATATCATCTTGGGTGGTTGCTGAAAAGGCGATGAACAGAAAATGATAAACAAAATCGTGCATTTTAGTATCTTAAAGGCCTAGCAGTCTAGCACTCCAATTATGAACTCTCAAGGTGGGTATTTTATAGATGTTCCAATACTGGCATCTTGGGACTAATTGGGTAATTGATTAAAATGTGTTCTGGCTAAACAGCTGATTTCTATGTGTTCCTGCAACAACATATGTGTTAGTTTTTGTGAATATTGTATGTATaacttattatattaaatataatcacGGATAATTATATTTACTAAAACAATGATATAATCACTTCTGTAATTTATGATTTCGTACTTTGTAAGCATTTGAATACATGAGAGGAGCCTATACCCCATTCAAACCCGTTTGACCCGTTTCATCATAGCAATTTCTTTACTTTTACTCGTTAAACCATTTACTGATAAGATACTTCCTGTATACAAATGGTGTAAAACTTGCAAATCATTCTGGTTTTTATCGACTATGCTTATGACTCACTCGACTAATGCAGGCTTCACACCAAGAAAACCAATATGCCTTTTCGGCTGGAGAAGCAGTGACTGTGGCTCAAGATGTGGTCAAAACAATGTTAGCCAAAGGATACATTCTGGGCAAAGACGCCTTGGGCAAAGCTAAAGCGTTTGATGAATCTAATCAAGTATCAGCCAGTGCAGCTGCCAAGGTTGCTGAATTGAGTGAAAGAATTGGGCTCACTGATAAGTTTTGTGCTGGAGTTGAAGCTGTTAGATCCGTAGACCGGAGTTACCATATTTCTGACACTACCAAAACAATTATGTCTGCTACTGGGAGATCAGCTGCAGCTGCTGCTACAACTGTCGTAAACAGTAGTTATTTCTCTAAAGGTGCTCTTTGGATGTCTGATGCATTGAGTCGAGCTGCAAAAGCTGCTGCTGATTTGGGTAATAATGGTATTAGTAAGTAAAGTTTTAGATGCGTGAAAGTGAGAGGTTAATCCAAGTTTatgtgaaaaataaataaagaaaagcaTATGAAAACACTATTTTTAAACTccttatatttgatataaaagttACGTGTTGATATCATGATATGTGCATGCCTGTTGCTCTCTTGAAATACAAAACGTGAGGTAGAATATTTTTGACACGGGCAGTGGAGCTACAAATATATACTCTGAATTAAATTTACAAATTAGTCTTAGGTTTTAAAATActcggttatatatatatatttacattgggGAAGTTAAATTGTCTCTTTCAAACTTTGGTGGTTAGGATCTCAGCTTTAGTTATCAATATCAACAATG includes these proteins:
- the LOC122610829 gene encoding binding partner of ACD11 1, producing MAELESEVTRVCRSNISSKQTLFYPSPNFDPFSSDLDHIIPMALEHVVEVTSLSPRTTEQDVHDFFAFCGTIEHVDVIRAGEDACTAYVTFKDAYSLETAVLLSGATLLDQTICITRWGDVSEEPGYWNRAAWTHEDGYSSYASHQENQYAFSAGEAVTVAQDVVKTMLAKGYILGKDALGKAKAFDESNQVSASAAAKVAELSERIGLTDKFCAGVEAVRSVDRSYHISDTTKTIMSATGRSAAAAATTVVNSSYFSKGALWMSDALSRAAKAAADLGNNGISK